The Pirellulales bacterium sequence AAGAGTAAGTCAGCGGCAACAACTCGCTCGCGGTCAAGCCGATAGACGACGCGCGGATCAACGCCTTTATTCAACTGCGGATCGGTAGCCTTCCGAGGCTGGTACACGTAAAGGCCGTACTCCTTGGCGGTCTCGGCGATCTTACTGGATACGAACATGATCGCTTCACGAGAATCGGGGTCCAAGCCGGTTAATGCCGTGGCGATGTACCCGTGAAGCGGCTCAATAGGTTCCACGCTTGCGAGTTCCGAGTTCGCACGCTCCAAAAGACTCCGAACGTCCGCGCACGTACCCGGTCGCTTTTCCGGCAATTTGTTCAAGAGTTTCTGCGCCGCGTCAAAGAGAATGGAGGACACGCCGTCTGTCGCCTTCACAGCGGGATCAAAACGCGGATTGTCGGTCTCGATCAAGCGGGTGAGGCGTGCCCACTGTCCCTCATCCGCGAATACCTGCTCCCCGTGCAGTAGCGCATAAATAATGGTTCCCAGGGAATACAAATCAGTCCGATCGTCGTAGCTGCGGCCAAAAAGCATCTCGGGGGATGAATTCCGGATCGTCCCGATGAAACTTTCCTCCGGCGTCAGACGCGAGTCTGAGAGGATCTGTACAACACCCAGGTCCATCAACTTCACGTCGAAATTGGACGTCACTAATGCGTTTGCAGGTTTGATATCACGGTGACGAACCCCGTTGTCATGAAGATGCGAGACGGCGCTTAGCAATTGACTGACAAACCGCATGACCAACCGCCGGGGAGCGGGGTGGAATTGCTCAATCCATTTGTCGAGCGGAATTCCGTCGACATACTCCATCACCAGGAACGGCGCTGAATCGGACGTTCCGGCGGGCACGTATTCGTGCATCCGCACGAGATTCGGGTGGGAAAACTGCGACCCAACTTTGAACTCGCGCTCTATTCTGTCGAACTGCCGCGCTTGTTGAAGGATTTCAGGCTTGTAGCGCTTGATTGCAACGAGATCACCAGGGCGAGCGTACGCCTTCGGCGCGACCGGCGT is a genomic window containing:
- a CDS encoding protein kinase encodes the protein MTEQIGDFRVVDKLGEGAAGEVFLATPVAPKAYARPGDLVAIKRYKPEILQQARQFDRIEREFKVGSQFSHPNLVRMHEYVPAGTSDSAPFLVMEYVDGIPLDKWIEQFHPAPRRLVMRFVSQLLSAVSHLHDNGVRHRDIKPANALVTSNFDVKLMDLGVVQILSDSRLTPEESFIGTIRNSSPEMLFGRSYDDRTDLYSLGTIIYALLHGEQVFADEGQWARLTRLIETDNPRFDPAVKATDGVSSILFDAAQKLLNKLPEKRPGTCADVRSLLERANSELASVEPIEPLHGYIATALTGLDPDSREAIMFVSSKIAETAKEYGLYVYQPRKATDPQLNKGVDPRVVYRLDRERVVAADLLFVIANRPSFGVGQEIEIATSHSIPTILLVREDSSTVSRMVTGSPAHLLDDITYATPEDLERKLRRSLGANLGTVRRWKTLVHAGGAVPLGHRLTTLRTRKGYGSPGDLADSLGVSPRLLEAIEKGYYQSASIDLIERIAVALGASLNDLFGDEMPKASRNMTTPDANLKRLENTAKKAGWNADSFIDLRDDYLRQLAASGEGTNISEDQWVARHRALEARHLRESEERGGRRLQLFPDDADRK